CCACCCGGCTGATCTCCAACTATCACCTTAGGTGCACTGAAGAACTGTGGCGCCAGGCCGGACAAACGTCACTCGGGCACGGGGTGCCCCCTGGGGCGAGCAAGGCTCTTGTGCTTCTCGAGGTGGAAGGCGACAGCCTCCTGGTTCTGCGCAGCTGGGATGCCAAGACGCAACTGACCTACACCTCTGGCGCCAAACGCCCATTGCACAACCCCGTGGTCTTTTCGGTCTCTGACGGTACAGACACAGCTGGGCAACTTCGATCTCCCGGGGGGCGATCAGGTGGCCGTCGAGCTCGAGCTGCCCGCCGGAACGGTCCACCAGCTTCTGCAACCCTCGACTTCGCCTGGCATTTGGGAGGGGTCCTACGACTTTGCCCCGACCAATATTGGCAGCTCCTTTGTTTATCGTCTTAGCCGGCTACGGAACGCCACGGGCCAGTCGATCAGAGAGGCGCAGCCCCGACAATTCACGCTTGTCGGCGGGCTGCAGAAATTGGCCCTGGCATATTTCGACGGACAGACCAACCTCCAGCCGGTTGCGCAAATGCCGGTGATCTCGGACACCTGGCCGCAGAGCCATCGGTCCACGGCATACGATGTCGACCAACGGCGGTGGTTAGTAGTTTGGCGGGAAAGCGCCGGGGCTGGACAGAAGACAGCTTTCACGCAGGAGCCCCCGTGGTTACCCGAGTTCCGCATAAGTGTTCGCGACACCTTCGTCAGCCCCATCACGAACCTGAGCATTACTCGCGGCTCGCCGCACGTCGCCGCCAACGACGAAACTTATGAGGCACCCGAGCTGTTCATGCTCCGGCACATCAATCACTTGCCCGAGTGCATGGTCGTGTGGACGGAGTGTCATGGCTATCCAGGAGACATCGTCGGCCAGCGCCTGCGCATTGTGCCGGAGGACTCGCTCTTCACCCTGCTCGATGAGACGGCGCAGCCGCTTGTATCGCCTGTTGTCAACACGCCCATCGCCTGCACCCAGGCAGATGAGGGGATGAGGTTCTACCCGGCTATCGCCTATGGCACCCAACAGAACCAATTCCTGCTTGCCTACCAATACGGCGCCGAAGCTGGGCAGTACGACATATTTGCCTCGCTGTACAATGGGACCTCGACGATTCCGGAGGCCGGGTCCTCTGTGGCCACCGCGGAAGGGGCAGGCTCCTTCGCCGTGCGGCAGAACTACCCCAACCCATTCAACCCGACGACGGAGATTCTTTTTTCAGTCCGCGAAGCAGCACAGGTGCGCGTGAGAGTCTACAATAGCCTGGGAGAGCTTGTCGGGGTGCTGCTTCGGACTCTTCGGGGTAAGGGCTTGCTAGTAGGAAGGGTCCTGCCTGAGCCGTTGATGGGCCCCCCTTCGTCCGAAGTGCAGTGCGCTGTTGTTTCTGGAGTTGGCCCACGTTAAGCAAGGACGCAGGGGAGGCGCTTGCAGTGAAATTGAACGATTTGAGGGTGTTCCTTCTGCTGGGGCTCGTTCTTAGAAACTGCAAAGACGCCCATCAAATTCGGGGCCACACCAATCCAGGAACTCGGCGCAGTGCGAGTAGGGCTTGCACGAAGCTCCAAAAGACGTCACTGCCCCTGGCACCGTCAGCACCAATCCGAAGGCGCCAGCAGTGATGACCAACGGCGACCCGGTCAGGGGGAACAGGGAATAGATCCCCCGTATCGAAGTTTCCCGCGCCTTTAGAAGCTTCGCCCTGATGCTGGTGAAGGCGATGCGGGCAAGAGACCGCCAAGCACGGTTAGGGGAGTCTTGTCGTCTCTCTCTCAGGGGCCAAGACGTGCTCCTCACTCGGTGGACCCCCAGTCGTTGCTTGTGGCCACCATCACAGGGGAGAAGCTCGGGCCAAATGCGGACGCCGTGTCGCAAAATTAATCGCTTGATTTTCCTCGGGGATTCTTATATATTTGCCCTGCAAAAATGGAAGGAGTTGACAGGCAGGAAGTATGGCACATCATCGATCAGCATTCAAACGCATTCGTACCAGTGCAAAGGCGGCAGCTGCCAATAAGCATTACCGCTCTATGATGCGCACCGCAATCAAGAAGGTGCGGGCAGCCGCAGACAAAGCCACGGCGGAGCAGGCATATCGGCAGGCGTGCTCAATATTGGACAAGCTGGCACTGCGGGGCATTATTCACAAGAACAAGGCGGCAAATGCCAAATCGCGCTTGGCGCGGAGGGTCAACGCCTTAGCCTGAGAGCAGTTACGAGCGTCTAACGGGCGCCGATGCCATTGCCGGTAACCCCCCTAATCCCGACGTGGTTTGAGGCGCCCGTTATCTTTTTGTCCCTCATGAGGAAGCGCTACCCCTGCGGTAGGTTGTAGTTGGGTGCCTCGGTGGTGATAATCACATCGTGGGGATGGCTCTCGCGCAACCCTGCATTGGTAATCCGGACGAAACGGGCGTTCTCTTTCAGTTCAGCGATGGTCCGCGTGCCGCAATAGCCCATTGCTGCGCGCAGACCTCCCACCATCTGGTAGATGCAGTCGCTGACCTTGCCACGATACGGCACGCGCCCTTCGATGCCCTCGGGAACCAACTTCTTGACATCCCGCACCCCCTCTTGGAAGTAACGGTCGCCACGACCACCGCGCATGGCGGAAAGTGAGCCCATGGCTCGGTAGACCTTGTAGCTGCGCCCCTCAAGAAACACCACCTCTCCCGGGCTTTCCTCCGTACCGGCCAACAAGTTGCCCAACATGACACTGTCTGCACCTGCGCCTATGGCCTTGGCGATGTCACCGGTCTGCTTGATGCCGCCATCAGCGATGAGGGGCACGCCGTGACGCTGGCAGACCTCTGCGCAGCGCATGATGGCCGTCAGCTGCGGCACCCCGACGCCAGCTACCACACGCGTCGTGCAGATGGATCCCGGGCCGATGCCCACTTTGACCGCATCCACGCCGGCGTCAATAAGGGCCTGGGCTCCTTCCGGGGTGGCCACGTTGCCGGCGACAATCTCCGCGTGCGGGAATTCCTTTCTGAGCTTGCGCACCGTATTGATGACACCCATAGAATGGCCATGGGCGGTGTCCACCACCAGCACATCGGCCCCAGCGGCCAGCAGTGCCGCGGCGCGCTCCATGGTATCGGAGGCCACGCCTACGGCCGCGCCCACACGCAAGCGCCCGTGCTCGTCCTTGGCGGCATTGGGGTACCGCTTCCTGCTCAGAATATCCTTGACAGTGATAAGCCCCCGCAGTCGATTCTCCTCATCCACGATGAGCAGTTTCTCCACCTTGTGTTTGCGCAAGATGCGCTCGGCCTCATCGAGCGTAGTGCCAGGGGGTGCGGTGATCAAAGGCTCTTTGGTCATCACTTGGTGCACCGGCTGGGAGAGGTCTGTCTCGAAGCGCAGGTCGCGATTGGTGAGGATGCCCACTATCCGCTCGCCGTCCACTATCGGCACACCGGAGATGCGAAACCGCTGCATGAGCTCTACTGCCTCGGACACCTTGCGATCCGGCGCCAAGGTAATGGGGTGCAGGATCATGCCGCTCTCGTAACGTTTGACTTTGTCCACCTCCGCTGCCTGGTCTTCGATGGACATGTTCTTGTGGATGATGCCAATGCCACCCTCCCGCGCGATGGCGATCCCCATGTTGGCCTCGGTGACGGTATCCATGGCTGCGCTCACCAAGGGGATGTTGAGCTCCAGGTGACGGGAGAAGCGCGTCCTGGTGTCCACCTCCCTAGGCAGGACCTCGGAGCGGGCGGGGATCAAGAGAACATCGTCAAAGGTAAGGCCTTCATAGAGGATTTTCTCGGGCATAGAATTCTCCAAAAGTGAGTGTCATCTTCACAGCGGTCCGACCACTGCCTCGGCTGCGGCCACGACACGACCATCGTTGATAAGCTCCTTCACCACCTCGATGTCAGGCTGGAGCAAGCGATCTTCGCGCAACGTGGGCACATGTTGCCGCACCACGGCATGCACGGCGCCGGTTCCGGGTCCAGGTTGCAACGGCCGGCGAAGATCCAGGGCCTGGCACCCACAGAGAAGCTCGATGGCCAGCACATGCCGGCAGTTGCCCACTACCTCGGCAGCCTTACGCGCCGCCCAGGTGCCCATGCTGACAAAGTTCTCCTGGTTTGCCGAGGTGGGAATGGAATCCACCGACGCGGGGTGGGCCAGCACTTTGTTTTCGGAGACCAGGCTGGCGGCGGTGACCTGGGCAATCATCAAGCCCGAGTTCAGTCCCGGCTGTGGAGCTAAGAACGCGGGCAGACCGCTGGCCGCAGGATCGAGGAGGTCGTGGATGCGCCGCTCGGCGATGCTGGCCAATTGCGCCGCAGCGATCGCCAGGGCATCGGCAGCCAGGGCGATGGGTTGCCCATGAAAATTGCCTCCCGAAAGTACCGCCTCGTCCTCGGCAAAGACCAGGGGGTTGTCCGTTGCGGCGTTGAGCTCCGCGCTGACGATGTCGCGCACGAAACGCGCCGCCTCGCGCGCCGCCCCATGCACCTGCGGCACACAGCGCAGACTGTACTGGTCCTGCACCTTGTGACACTGGCGGTGGGAGGCGACAATGGGGCTGTCCTGCAGCAAGCGCCTGAGGTTGTGCGCAGAGGTCATCTGCCCGGCCAGGTTTCTCGCTCTGTGGATGCGCTCGTCAAAGGCGGTAGCGGTGCCGAGCATCGCCTCCACGGAAATCGCCGCAGCAATGTCGGCCACTTTGAGGAGCTGTTCGAACTCCACCGTTGCCAAGGCTAAGATGGCGGTCATCACTTGGGTGCCGTTGATGAGGGCCAGTCCCTCCTTAGCCGCCAACCGCAGCGGCGCGATTCCGGCCTCGGCCATGGCAGCACCCCCAGGCAACCGCCTCCCCCCGTAGAAGGCCTCCCCCTCGCCGATGAGGACTAGTGCCATGTGCGCCAGCGGCGCCAAGTCGCCAGATGCCCCCACCGAACCCTTCTCGGGAATGACCGGCAGCACTTCCCGGTTCGCCATATCGATCAGCGTCTGCACCACTTCGAGCCGACAACCCGAGAGACCTTTCGCCAGTGCATTCGCCTTGAGCGCCAGGATGGCCCGCACGGTGGCGCGAGCCAGTGGCTCTCCCGTGCCCGTGGCATGGCTGAGCAAGAGGTTGTACTGCAGGCGGTCTATTTCCTCGACCGGAATGGTGACCGTACTTAGTTTGCCAAAACCTGTGGTGACGCCGTAGAGCACGCTATGGCGTTCGATGGCTGCCTCGATACACCGCCTTGACGAATCGATGCGCGCCGTCGCCGAGGGGGCAAGGGCCAGCGACGCACGGCCGTGAGCCACTTCCCACAGCGCCTCTAAGGTGAGAGAGTCGCCGTCGAGTTCGACCACTGGGGTCATACAAGGGGTTAGCTCTATTGGGTGTCCTTCCGCATTGGTGGGCAAATATTAGGGAATATTTGCCAAATAATCAACTTGTTTTTTGCCAATGCGGGAAACTGTGGGAGCCGACGTGCGGAGAAAAGAGGAAAAGCGTTACACCGCCAGCAGCTCGAGCGCCGAGCCATCGGCGAAAAGCTCGCTTGGGGTTTCTTCGAGAGAAGCTTGTGCGCTCGCATAGTTGTCGAGCAACTCGCCAAGCTCTGCCGCCAAGGTGCGTGCAGGGACCGCTACGATCTCCGCCCCTATGCAGAGCGACGCCAGAATCGAGGGCACGCGAGCAAGGAGCGCCCTTTCCTCCGGGAGGAGCGCAGGTGTTCCCTCAGACCACCTCTCGGCCAGGGCGCCCAGCGCCTTAAGAATTTCGTCCACCACTTCCTGCTGCAATGGCGCGGGACGATCTACCTCCTGACACAAGTGGGTTAACTCCCCAAAGGAACTGCTCCCCTGGCCACGCAGAACGCCGTCGATGGCACGGCGCAGGCGCCTGACAAAGTCCTCGGGCGGCGTGGGTGTAAGCTCTGGCTCCATGGTTTCTGAGGCCATGAGTTCTGCACACGCCACCGCGAACTGCGGCTCTCGCACGTCGAACCACGATTCTGGCTCAGTGGGTGAAGCCTCTTCCGCAATAGGCTCAGCCTCAGGTGCCTCCGTTGCCAAAGGCTCCATGAGGCACACGACCAGCGAAAACCTGTCCCCCATGTGCTCATCGGGGCGAAAAGTCACGGTAACTTCGACGTCTGCCGCCTCCCTCTTGCGCGCGTGCTCGGCCAGCTCAGCAGCCGCCCGAGCCGCCCGGTGCGCCTCGCCCTCGATATGGCAGAGCAGGTACTTCCCGGGGCCGGAAAGGCAATGGTCCTCCTTGGCTGGCAGTCCCGCGTCCAAGGCCGCACGCAGGTTGCCAAAATCCAGACCGTCGCTCACTGCCACATGGCCTACCAGCTTCTTGCCTGCAGCAGCTTGGCGAAGGGCGGCCAATAAGGGGCTCTCCTCCCCGAGGCGTGGTTGCAGGTGACGGAGCACAGCTACGAGCGGGTGGCTGTCCAGCTTCCCCACTTCTTCGCCTTGCCGCTGCGTCGAAGGGTCTCCGATGCACAACAGCACATTAGCCTCTTCTCGTAAGCGTGCAACCCCTTCGGCGGCGCAACGTTTCACATTGGAGTCCCGAGGCGGCTGGGCTGGCACCACGGCGACGGTGGTAACACCCATCTCGCGGGCGATCCCTGCCAGCACCGGCGCCGCACCACTGCCTGTACCACCCCCTGGCGCACAGGCGATCACCATCACCTCCACTCCTTGGCACAGGCTGCGGAGTTGATCGCTGCTTTCCATGGCCGCCGCCTTGCCGATGAGCGGCTCGCCGTCGCATCCTTGGCCGCCAGCCACTTGCTCGCCGAGGAGCAGCTTACGGTGGGCCAAAGAGTTGTGCAGGTCCGTCAAATCGGTGTCGGCAGCGACCAGTTCCACCTCATGCGGACTGCCCGAGGCCAGCTGCGAGACCCAATGGCAGCCTCTCCCCCCCACGCCGACTACCATCAGGCGCGGTTCCTCCAAGTAGGAGAGAAAAGAGCTGAACTCAGACGCGTCAGTCTGGCCCCCGTCTGCGTCGAGGCTCTCCCACAAGGAGGCCTCCTGGCCATTTTGCTCAATGCTGATCATAGTTCACAAGAGACCCTCAGAGTTCCTGAACTGGTCGTAGAGGCGGAGCACCGCCGGAATGTAGCCGCGCGTCTCGCGGTAGAGAACCTGATTGTTGCGGTTGCTGGCCAACCACTTTTCCGCCCGCTTTGGCCCGCTGTTGTAGGCAGCAAGGCCGCCGTCCACTTCATACGCATCGATGAGCATGGAAAGGTAACGGCAGCCAAGGCGGATGTTGTAGATGGGGTTGAACAGGATCTCCTCAGCCGTCGTCCACTGGATGCCCTCCAATGCCGCCAGATAGGCCCCGGTGGCAGGCATGATCTGCATGAGGCCCATGGCCCCTGCCGAGGAGACCACCGTCGAGTCCCACGTGCGCGCGCTCTCATGGGTGATGGTGGCACAAATGAGATCCGGATCGAGGTTGTCGTACTTGATGCTCATGTCATAGATTTCACGGCTGATCGCACGCACGCGCTCCGGCGAAAGCTTCGGGTTGTAGCGCCGCACTATGGCGGCGATCTTTTGCACATTGGCTTCGTACTTGTCGTTCACTTCGACCAGCCAATGCGCTTGTGCCACCCGCGTCGCCACCCCAACATTGGGCTTCCTTGCCGGGCTGTACATGTTAAACGTATAGCCCACCAGGGAAAGCGACGCACACACAATCCCTGACACCACGAGAATCACCCGCGCTTTGCGCGGCATTCCGTGGGTCTTCTTCAATCTGGCACTTCTCGTTCCCATATCCTCACACCTCACTTCCTCATGGCGGCATGTTCATCTGACGTGCCCGCGGCTACCCATGCCTCTGCGCCAGGTACCGCCGCCTTGGGCTGCTCGCGGCGCGCGGCTCGCAGCACACGGCTCACCTCTTGCCGGAGCTCCCCGAGGTCGAAAGGCTTTTCGATGAGCCCGTCCGAGCCGAGTCGCAAGGCATGTAGCTGAATGTGGTCGCTGGGGAAAGCAGTCATCATCAGCACCCTGGTATGCGGGTGGCTCTGGCGGATGCGTGACAGCAACTCAAGCCCGTCCATCCCCTTGAGGCGTACGTCACACAGAACGAGCCCGTAGGGCTTTTGGGCCATCTCTGCCAAGGCCCATTCCGCCGAAGGGGTGGTGGTCACTTGACCCACGCCGTCCAGTTTGCGCAGGGCGCCTGCCACTCCCACAGCCACGTCCTCTTCGTCTTCCACAACAAGAATGTTCACAAGTCGTTGCGTCATCTCTTTTCCTTCCGTTGCCGACCAGCAAGCTGCAACTAATATGCCACGGCGTTCTCCTGGCCACAGAGGTGCCCCTTCCCGACCTCTGAGGCCTCGGCGTAGTGTCCTATTATTGCGCACCTTATGAGCCTGGACACTCGCCCCTCAGGTTGCAATTTCGTCACAGCCGTGGTGGTCTCTGGGGAGTGGCCGAAATTGTCCCAGAAATGCCACACATGGGGATATGGTGGGCGGAAACGAGACAGCAGGTCCAAGGCGCAGGTGAGGGTCCCAACACGAGGGCTCACCCGGCCTCTACGGGGCAGGAGACCGGTAGTTACTGCCTATTCCACGCCGTAGCTCTTCAGCTTCTCGCGCAGGGTGGAGCGGGAAATGTTGAGGGCACGAGCGGCCATCGACTTGTTCCCCCCGTACTTTTCCAGCACCTGCAAAATGTGCCGCTTTTCGACCTCGTCCAGGGCGTCGGGCACGCTCGTGGGCTGGGTTGTCGCAGTGATGGGCTTGGGTGCGAAAGGTGCCGCACCAAGATGCAACAGGTCTGCGGTGAGCAGATCTCCAGGGCACAGGATTACGGCACGCTCGATGACGTTTTTCAGCTCACGCACATTGCCTGGCCAGGGGTACTCCAAGAGGAGTCGCTGGGCTTCTTTGTCGATCCCCCGGATGTTCTTGTTGAACTCGCGGTTGTTCGCCTCCAAGAACAGCTTAGCAAGGGGGATGATGTCCTCCGGGTGCTCACGCAGCGGCGGCAGGTCAATGACCATCACCTTCAGGCGGTAGTAGAGGTCTTCGCGGAAAGTGCCCTCGCGCACGCATTGCGCCAGGTCGCGATTGGTTGCCGCGATGATGCGCACGTCCACCTCGATGTCGGCGGTGCCGCCTACGCGGCGAAAACTGCCGCTTTCCAGCACTCGCAACAGCTTGGGCTGCAGTGCCGGACTCATGGAGGAGATTTCATCCAGGAAGATCGACCCCCCATGGGCCATTTCGAAGATGCCTTTCTTCATC
Above is a genomic segment from Calditrichota bacterium containing:
- the rpsT gene encoding 30S ribosomal protein S20 codes for the protein MAHHRSAFKRIRTSAKAAAANKHYRSMMRTAIKKVRAAADKATAEQAYRQACSILDKLALRGIIHKNKAANAKSRLARRVNALA
- the guaB gene encoding IMP dehydrogenase gives rise to the protein MPEKILYEGLTFDDVLLIPARSEVLPREVDTRTRFSRHLELNIPLVSAAMDTVTEANMGIAIAREGGIGIIHKNMSIEDQAAEVDKVKRYESGMILHPITLAPDRKVSEAVELMQRFRISGVPIVDGERIVGILTNRDLRFETDLSQPVHQVMTKEPLITAPPGTTLDEAERILRKHKVEKLLIVDEENRLRGLITVKDILSRKRYPNAAKDEHGRLRVGAAVGVASDTMERAAALLAAGADVLVVDTAHGHSMGVINTVRKLRKEFPHAEIVAGNVATPEGAQALIDAGVDAVKVGIGPGSICTTRVVAGVGVPQLTAIMRCAEVCQRHGVPLIADGGIKQTGDIAKAIGAGADSVMLGNLLAGTEESPGEVVFLEGRSYKVYRAMGSLSAMRGGRGDRYFQEGVRDVKKLVPEGIEGRVPYRGKVSDCIYQMVGGLRAAMGYCGTRTIAELKENARFVRITNAGLRESHPHDVIITTEAPNYNLPQG
- the hutH gene encoding histidine ammonia-lyase; the encoded protein is MTPVVELDGDSLTLEALWEVAHGRASLALAPSATARIDSSRRCIEAAIERHSVLYGVTTGFGKLSTVTIPVEEIDRLQYNLLLSHATGTGEPLARATVRAILALKANALAKGLSGCRLEVVQTLIDMANREVLPVIPEKGSVGASGDLAPLAHMALVLIGEGEAFYGGRRLPGGAAMAEAGIAPLRLAAKEGLALINGTQVMTAILALATVEFEQLLKVADIAAAISVEAMLGTATAFDERIHRARNLAGQMTSAHNLRRLLQDSPIVASHRQCHKVQDQYSLRCVPQVHGAAREAARFVRDIVSAELNAATDNPLVFAEDEAVLSGGNFHGQPIALAADALAIAAAQLASIAERRIHDLLDPAASGLPAFLAPQPGLNSGLMIAQVTAASLVSENKVLAHPASVDSIPTSANQENFVSMGTWAARKAAEVVGNCRHVLAIELLCGCQALDLRRPLQPGPGTGAVHAVVRQHVPTLREDRLLQPDIEVVKELINDGRVVAAAEAVVGPL
- a CDS encoding lytic transglycosylase domain-containing protein, with product MGTRSARLKKTHGMPRKARVILVVSGIVCASLSLVGYTFNMYSPARKPNVGVATRVAQAHWLVEVNDKYEANVQKIAAIVRRYNPKLSPERVRAISREIYDMSIKYDNLDPDLICATITHESARTWDSTVVSSAGAMGLMQIMPATGAYLAALEGIQWTTAEEILFNPIYNIRLGCRYLSMLIDAYEVDGGLAAYNSGPKRAEKWLASNRNNQVLYRETRGYIPAVLRLYDQFRNSEGLL
- a CDS encoding response regulator is translated as MTQRLVNILVVEDEEDVAVGVAGALRKLDGVGQVTTTPSAEWALAEMAQKPYGLVLCDVRLKGMDGLELLSRIRQSHPHTRVLMMTAFPSDHIQLHALRLGSDGLIEKPFDLGELRQEVSRVLRAARREQPKAAVPGAEAWVAAGTSDEHAAMRK
- a CDS encoding sigma-54-dependent Fis family transcriptional regulator, which encodes MRAHLLIVEDNCDMCQTLADVLRREGYSVRTAYTGEEAIQIVEKYPVDLVLLDLRLPKMDGLQVLAHIKEIDPDVLVIMITAVSDPRPAVAAMKAGAYDYLNKPFELDELKMVVAKALETIRLKLEVSQLKAQQRLRSPLTELFGDSPQMQEVRRLIKIVSETPRTSVLIQGESGTGKELVADAIHRNSVRADKPLVKVNCAAIPENLLESELFGHERGAFTDAKTMKKGIFEMAHGGSIFLDEISSMSPALQPKLLRVLESGSFRRVGGTADIEVDVRIIAATNRDLAQCVREGTFREDLYYRLKVMVIDLPPLREHPEDIIPLAKLFLEANNREFNKNIRGIDKEAQRLLLEYPWPGNVRELKNVIERAVILCPGDLLTADLLHLGAAPFAPKPITATTQPTSVPDALDEVEKRHILQVLEKYGGNKSMAARALNISRSTLREKLKSYGVE